The proteins below come from a single Hirundo rustica isolate bHirRus1 chromosome 6, bHirRus1.pri.v3, whole genome shotgun sequence genomic window:
- the ARHGAP11A gene encoding rho GTPase-activating protein 11A isoform X1: protein MAEQRRRLVRLAVLEELRASYGIKVKSGSCLAAAKAPGAATAAEGKIFGISFHALPQSLVPEYGYIPSFLVDTCEYLEEYVHTEGLFRKSGSLVRLKALKSKLDQGENCLSAALPCDVAGLLKQFFRELPEPILPPHLQEGLFKAQQLGNEKKTATVLLSCLMADRTIAALRYFFNFLRTVSLRSSENRMDSSNLAVIFAPNLLHSNENEKMSTSTEKKIRLQAAVVETFIDHAAEIGQVPEFILEKIPSMLGVDVFQSTPSLWAHEDSENESPSECKRRRHRSVGDIVSGALNKFKSNRTPSTTPQQDRSVLSSVTPVVLTPSTKRKLPTDCSQGLSNKKRRSFKHSFAFEFLPSSIFNSSSTPASVQFEASPCVCLESSQTSLSPSTMGENHVSSTGNRRSKRLASKKLHRAESGKTGCFSPKISRKEMVRRSLRLKFGLGKSNREVNIVPGCAAGNRSENIGRRLASQQGLESRTECAERDVVFSPYVNEKFPKKGSRNVSKSEENLLTPKCHSKVVHRMSWNSPAVTDSQVISKNEQILPGHSEMGVSSSESLLIFRKPPVIPDEFESATVSSKQDDNLEPVLGEDENNSTTETLLKVKQAFSASGNILHNLIGDKKSSLSAVASEILNETPCPSGLSSVKELLAEEVSENLANTKSRELLHQFNQSSAADKQQSKKDEIDVLEKRNFKTSVEIELQVPKPAIRNEKELPMPQVLAKEDKFTVENSSTKDDLHKSDFSGRKEEIKLIHSQTAENCKVKCCNLEEGTAKPSLAGQLPTSQLPKSQNETGNQYLKAENLEKVLTKTSTVSDHWKVSDHIQWFNQLSLNDANSASKTKPPLKFQRTPVRQSVRRMNSLLEANRQSVSSQTVKSSGVGSPLVKSLSYDSALFPCTGKPSKNSMLLPRRSESTRDQVSAAHKQLDLTSKSCCRPLNPSDKPDVSVRTVGIHEQKATVHPAKSVLEDLTNHEMVKSSLKVNANINIPGAAPEKSMITRSASGKERVRYRGSPKNPISAVKLLPTAKPVDL, encoded by the exons ATGGCGGAGCAGAGGCGGAGGCTGGTGCGGCTGGCGGTACTGGAGGAGCTCCGGGCTTCGTACGGCATCAAGGTGAAGAGCGGGAGCTGCCTGGCGGCGGCCAAGGCGCCGGGAGCAGCGACAGCAGCGGAG GGCAAAATCTTTGGAATATCTTTTCATGCGTTGCCACAATCACTTGTGCCAGAATATGGCTATATTCCAAG CTTTCTTGTTGATACATGTGAATATTTGGAAGAATATGTTCACACTGAGGGACTCTTCAGAAAGTCTGGATCTCTTGTTCGATTAAAAGCTTTAAAG AGTAAACTGGATCAAGGTGAAAACTGCCTCTCAGCTGCACTGCCATGTGATGTTGCAGGGCTTCTCAAACAGTTCTTTAGAGAGCTGCCAGAACCAATCCTTCCACCTCACCTGCAGGAAGGCCTATTCAAAGCTCAGCAGCTtggaaatgagaagaaaactgCAACCGTGTTGCTGTCCTGTTTGATGGCTGACAGAACAATTGCAGCTTTGAGATACTTTTTCAACTTTCTGAGAACTGTGTCCTTAAG ATCCAGTGAAAACAGAATGGATAGCAGTAACCTGGCAGTGATTTTTGCTCCCAATCTCTTGCACTCAAACGAAAATGAAAAGATGTCCActagtacagaaaaaaaaattcgcTTGCAAGCCGCAGTCGTGGAAACATTTATTGACCATGCAGCAGAAATCG GACAAGTACCAGAATTTATCTTGGAAAAGATTCCTTCAATGTTAGGTGTTGATGTCTTTCAATCTACTCCCTCACTGTGGGCCCACGAAGACAGTGAAAATGAATCTCCCAGTGAATGTAAGAGGAGGAGGCACCGAAGTGTAGGGG ATATTGTTAGTGGAGCATTGAATAAATTTAAATCTAACAGAACTCCCTCCACTACACCTCAACAAGACAGAAGCG tCCTTTCATCAGTGACTCCAGTGGTCCTTACTCCAAGTACCAAGCGGAAACTTCCAACTGATTGCTCTCAGGGTTTGTCCAACAAGAAGAGACGATCATTTAAGCATAGTTTTGCCTTTGAGTTTTTACCAAGTAGCATATTTAACAGCAGCTCAACACCAGCATCAG TTCAGTTTGAAGCAAGTCCTTGTGTGTGTCTTGAGTCATCACAAACCTCATTATCTCCTTCAACCATGGGTGAAAATCATGTGTCCAGTACAGGGAATAGAAGAAGTAAAAGACTTGCAAGCAAAAAACTACACAG GGCTGAATCAGGAAAGACGGgttgtttttctccaaagataagcagaaaagaaatggtTCGCAGGTCTTTACGCTTGAAATTTGGTTTGGGGAAAAGCAACAGAGAAGTG AATATCGTACCGGGATGTGCAGCTGGCAATAGATCAGAAAATATTGGAAGGCGTCTTGCAAGTCAGCAAGGTTTGGAGAGCCGAACTGAATGTGCAGAAAGAGATGTAGTCTTCAGCCCATATGTCAATGAAAAATTCCCCAAGAAAG GTTCAAGGAATGTAAGCAAGTCAGAAGAAAACTTGCTAACTCCAAAATGTCACAGTAAAGTAGTTCACCGAATGTCATGGAATAGTCCTGCTGTTACAGATTCTCAGGTGATCAGCAAGAATGAGCAAATCCTGCCTGGACACTCTGAAATGGGAGTCAGCTCTTCAGAATCTCTTTTGATCTTTAGAAAACCACCAGTTATTCCAGATGAATTCGAATCTGCAACTGTAAGCAGCAAACAAGATGACAACTTGGAACCTGTGCTTGGTgaagatgaaaataattcaACTACAGAAACATTACTGAAAGTCAAGCAAGCTTTCTCTGCATCTGGGAATATTCTGCACAATTTGATAGGTGATAAAAAATCATCCCTCTCAGCAGTAGCAAgtgaaatattaaatgaaacTCCATGTCCCTCAGGGCTCAGTTCAGTGAAAGAATTGTTAGCAGAAGAAGTTTCTGAAAATCTAGCAAATACAAAATCCAGAGAGTTGTTGCATCAATTTAATCAATCTTCTGCTGCTGATAAACAGCAGtcaaaaaaagatgaaattgatgttttggagaaaagaaacttcaaaacTTCTGTTGAGATTGAACTTCAGGTCCCAAAACCAGCTATAAGGAATGAAAAAGAACTTCCTATGCCTCAAGTACTAGCCAAGGAAGATAAGTTCACTGTTGAGAACAGTTCAACAAAAGATGACTTACACAAATCAGATTTCtctggaagaaaagaggaaataaaattaatacacTCACAAACAGCTGAAAACTGTAAGGTAAAGTGCTGTAATTTGGAGGAGGGTACTGCTAAACCTTCTTTGGCAGGACAGCTGCCTACTTCGCAGTTGCCTAAATCACAAAATGAAACTGGCAACCAATACTTGAAAgctgaaaatttggaaaaagtTTTAACTAAAACATCGACTGTTTCTGACCATTGGAAGGTTTCTGACCACATACAGTGGTTCAACCAACTTTCATTAAATGATGCAAATTCTGCAAGCAAGACTAAACCACCTCTGAAGTTTCAACGTACTCCAGTTAGACAGTCTGTAAGAAGAATGAATTCTCTTTTGGAGGCTAACAGACAATCTGTAAGCTCTCAGACGGTTAAATCAAGTGGTGTTGGTTCACCACTGGTTAAATCTTTGAGCTATGATTCTGCCCTATTCCCCTGCACAGGAAAGCCCTCAAAGAATTCCATGCTTTTGCCACGCAGGAGTGAAAGCACACGGGACCAAGTTTCTGCAGCTCATAAGCAGCTAGACCTAACATCCAAATCATGTTGCAGGCCATTAAATCCATCAGACAAGCCTGACGTTTCTGTCAGAACTGTTGGAATCCATGAACAAAAAGCAACTGTTCATCCAGCAAAGTCTGTTCTGGAAGATCTAACCAATCATGAAATGGTTAAATCCAGTTTGAAAGTTaatgcaaatataaatattccAGGTGCTGCCCCAGAAAAATCTATGATCACAAGAAGTgcttcaggaaaggaaagggttCGTTATAGAGGCTCTCCAAAGAATCCAATATCTGCAGTAAAACTGCTACCAACTGCAAAGCCAGTAGACTTATAA
- the ARHGAP11A gene encoding rho GTPase-activating protein 11A isoform X2 — protein MAEQRRRLVRLAVLEELRASYGIKVKSGSCLAAAKAPGAATAAEGKIFGISFHALPQSLVPEYGYIPSFLVDTCEYLEEYVHTEGLFRKSGSLVRLKALKSKLDQGENCLSAALPCDVAGLLKQFFRELPEPILPPHLQEGLFKAQQLGNEKKTATVLLSCLMADRTIAALRYFFNFLRTVSLSENRMDSSNLAVIFAPNLLHSNENEKMSTSTEKKIRLQAAVVETFIDHAAEIGQVPEFILEKIPSMLGVDVFQSTPSLWAHEDSENESPSECKRRRHRSVGDIVSGALNKFKSNRTPSTTPQQDRSVLSSVTPVVLTPSTKRKLPTDCSQGLSNKKRRSFKHSFAFEFLPSSIFNSSSTPASVQFEASPCVCLESSQTSLSPSTMGENHVSSTGNRRSKRLASKKLHRAESGKTGCFSPKISRKEMVRRSLRLKFGLGKSNREVNIVPGCAAGNRSENIGRRLASQQGLESRTECAERDVVFSPYVNEKFPKKGSRNVSKSEENLLTPKCHSKVVHRMSWNSPAVTDSQVISKNEQILPGHSEMGVSSSESLLIFRKPPVIPDEFESATVSSKQDDNLEPVLGEDENNSTTETLLKVKQAFSASGNILHNLIGDKKSSLSAVASEILNETPCPSGLSSVKELLAEEVSENLANTKSRELLHQFNQSSAADKQQSKKDEIDVLEKRNFKTSVEIELQVPKPAIRNEKELPMPQVLAKEDKFTVENSSTKDDLHKSDFSGRKEEIKLIHSQTAENCKVKCCNLEEGTAKPSLAGQLPTSQLPKSQNETGNQYLKAENLEKVLTKTSTVSDHWKVSDHIQWFNQLSLNDANSASKTKPPLKFQRTPVRQSVRRMNSLLEANRQSVSSQTVKSSGVGSPLVKSLSYDSALFPCTGKPSKNSMLLPRRSESTRDQVSAAHKQLDLTSKSCCRPLNPSDKPDVSVRTVGIHEQKATVHPAKSVLEDLTNHEMVKSSLKVNANINIPGAAPEKSMITRSASGKERVRYRGSPKNPISAVKLLPTAKPVDL, from the exons ATGGCGGAGCAGAGGCGGAGGCTGGTGCGGCTGGCGGTACTGGAGGAGCTCCGGGCTTCGTACGGCATCAAGGTGAAGAGCGGGAGCTGCCTGGCGGCGGCCAAGGCGCCGGGAGCAGCGACAGCAGCGGAG GGCAAAATCTTTGGAATATCTTTTCATGCGTTGCCACAATCACTTGTGCCAGAATATGGCTATATTCCAAG CTTTCTTGTTGATACATGTGAATATTTGGAAGAATATGTTCACACTGAGGGACTCTTCAGAAAGTCTGGATCTCTTGTTCGATTAAAAGCTTTAAAG AGTAAACTGGATCAAGGTGAAAACTGCCTCTCAGCTGCACTGCCATGTGATGTTGCAGGGCTTCTCAAACAGTTCTTTAGAGAGCTGCCAGAACCAATCCTTCCACCTCACCTGCAGGAAGGCCTATTCAAAGCTCAGCAGCTtggaaatgagaagaaaactgCAACCGTGTTGCTGTCCTGTTTGATGGCTGACAGAACAATTGCAGCTTTGAGATACTTTTTCAACTTTCTGAGAACTGTGTCCTTAAG TGAAAACAGAATGGATAGCAGTAACCTGGCAGTGATTTTTGCTCCCAATCTCTTGCACTCAAACGAAAATGAAAAGATGTCCActagtacagaaaaaaaaattcgcTTGCAAGCCGCAGTCGTGGAAACATTTATTGACCATGCAGCAGAAATCG GACAAGTACCAGAATTTATCTTGGAAAAGATTCCTTCAATGTTAGGTGTTGATGTCTTTCAATCTACTCCCTCACTGTGGGCCCACGAAGACAGTGAAAATGAATCTCCCAGTGAATGTAAGAGGAGGAGGCACCGAAGTGTAGGGG ATATTGTTAGTGGAGCATTGAATAAATTTAAATCTAACAGAACTCCCTCCACTACACCTCAACAAGACAGAAGCG tCCTTTCATCAGTGACTCCAGTGGTCCTTACTCCAAGTACCAAGCGGAAACTTCCAACTGATTGCTCTCAGGGTTTGTCCAACAAGAAGAGACGATCATTTAAGCATAGTTTTGCCTTTGAGTTTTTACCAAGTAGCATATTTAACAGCAGCTCAACACCAGCATCAG TTCAGTTTGAAGCAAGTCCTTGTGTGTGTCTTGAGTCATCACAAACCTCATTATCTCCTTCAACCATGGGTGAAAATCATGTGTCCAGTACAGGGAATAGAAGAAGTAAAAGACTTGCAAGCAAAAAACTACACAG GGCTGAATCAGGAAAGACGGgttgtttttctccaaagataagcagaaaagaaatggtTCGCAGGTCTTTACGCTTGAAATTTGGTTTGGGGAAAAGCAACAGAGAAGTG AATATCGTACCGGGATGTGCAGCTGGCAATAGATCAGAAAATATTGGAAGGCGTCTTGCAAGTCAGCAAGGTTTGGAGAGCCGAACTGAATGTGCAGAAAGAGATGTAGTCTTCAGCCCATATGTCAATGAAAAATTCCCCAAGAAAG GTTCAAGGAATGTAAGCAAGTCAGAAGAAAACTTGCTAACTCCAAAATGTCACAGTAAAGTAGTTCACCGAATGTCATGGAATAGTCCTGCTGTTACAGATTCTCAGGTGATCAGCAAGAATGAGCAAATCCTGCCTGGACACTCTGAAATGGGAGTCAGCTCTTCAGAATCTCTTTTGATCTTTAGAAAACCACCAGTTATTCCAGATGAATTCGAATCTGCAACTGTAAGCAGCAAACAAGATGACAACTTGGAACCTGTGCTTGGTgaagatgaaaataattcaACTACAGAAACATTACTGAAAGTCAAGCAAGCTTTCTCTGCATCTGGGAATATTCTGCACAATTTGATAGGTGATAAAAAATCATCCCTCTCAGCAGTAGCAAgtgaaatattaaatgaaacTCCATGTCCCTCAGGGCTCAGTTCAGTGAAAGAATTGTTAGCAGAAGAAGTTTCTGAAAATCTAGCAAATACAAAATCCAGAGAGTTGTTGCATCAATTTAATCAATCTTCTGCTGCTGATAAACAGCAGtcaaaaaaagatgaaattgatgttttggagaaaagaaacttcaaaacTTCTGTTGAGATTGAACTTCAGGTCCCAAAACCAGCTATAAGGAATGAAAAAGAACTTCCTATGCCTCAAGTACTAGCCAAGGAAGATAAGTTCACTGTTGAGAACAGTTCAACAAAAGATGACTTACACAAATCAGATTTCtctggaagaaaagaggaaataaaattaatacacTCACAAACAGCTGAAAACTGTAAGGTAAAGTGCTGTAATTTGGAGGAGGGTACTGCTAAACCTTCTTTGGCAGGACAGCTGCCTACTTCGCAGTTGCCTAAATCACAAAATGAAACTGGCAACCAATACTTGAAAgctgaaaatttggaaaaagtTTTAACTAAAACATCGACTGTTTCTGACCATTGGAAGGTTTCTGACCACATACAGTGGTTCAACCAACTTTCATTAAATGATGCAAATTCTGCAAGCAAGACTAAACCACCTCTGAAGTTTCAACGTACTCCAGTTAGACAGTCTGTAAGAAGAATGAATTCTCTTTTGGAGGCTAACAGACAATCTGTAAGCTCTCAGACGGTTAAATCAAGTGGTGTTGGTTCACCACTGGTTAAATCTTTGAGCTATGATTCTGCCCTATTCCCCTGCACAGGAAAGCCCTCAAAGAATTCCATGCTTTTGCCACGCAGGAGTGAAAGCACACGGGACCAAGTTTCTGCAGCTCATAAGCAGCTAGACCTAACATCCAAATCATGTTGCAGGCCATTAAATCCATCAGACAAGCCTGACGTTTCTGTCAGAACTGTTGGAATCCATGAACAAAAAGCAACTGTTCATCCAGCAAAGTCTGTTCTGGAAGATCTAACCAATCATGAAATGGTTAAATCCAGTTTGAAAGTTaatgcaaatataaatattccAGGTGCTGCCCCAGAAAAATCTATGATCACAAGAAGTgcttcaggaaaggaaagggttCGTTATAGAGGCTCTCCAAAGAATCCAATATCTGCAGTAAAACTGCTACCAACTGCAAAGCCAGTAGACTTATAA
- the ARHGAP11A gene encoding rho GTPase-activating protein 11A isoform X3 — protein sequence MAEQRRRLVRLAVLEELRASYGIKVKSGSCLAAAKAPGAATAAEGKIFGISFHALPQSLVPEYGYIPSFLVDTCEYLEEYVHTEGLFRKSGSLVRLKALKSKLDQGENCLSAALPCDVAGLLKQFFRELPEPILPPHLQEGLFKAQQLGNEKKTATVLLSCLMADRTIAALRYFFNFLRTVSLRSSENRMDSSNLAVIFAPNLLHSNENEKMSTSTEKKIRLQAAVVETFIDHAAEIGQVPEFILEKIPSMLGVDVFQSTPSLWAHEDSENESPSECKRRRHRSVGVLSSVTPVVLTPSTKRKLPTDCSQGLSNKKRRSFKHSFAFEFLPSSIFNSSSTPASVQFEASPCVCLESSQTSLSPSTMGENHVSSTGNRRSKRLASKKLHRAESGKTGCFSPKISRKEMVRRSLRLKFGLGKSNREVNIVPGCAAGNRSENIGRRLASQQGLESRTECAERDVVFSPYVNEKFPKKGSRNVSKSEENLLTPKCHSKVVHRMSWNSPAVTDSQVISKNEQILPGHSEMGVSSSESLLIFRKPPVIPDEFESATVSSKQDDNLEPVLGEDENNSTTETLLKVKQAFSASGNILHNLIGDKKSSLSAVASEILNETPCPSGLSSVKELLAEEVSENLANTKSRELLHQFNQSSAADKQQSKKDEIDVLEKRNFKTSVEIELQVPKPAIRNEKELPMPQVLAKEDKFTVENSSTKDDLHKSDFSGRKEEIKLIHSQTAENCKVKCCNLEEGTAKPSLAGQLPTSQLPKSQNETGNQYLKAENLEKVLTKTSTVSDHWKVSDHIQWFNQLSLNDANSASKTKPPLKFQRTPVRQSVRRMNSLLEANRQSVSSQTVKSSGVGSPLVKSLSYDSALFPCTGKPSKNSMLLPRRSESTRDQVSAAHKQLDLTSKSCCRPLNPSDKPDVSVRTVGIHEQKATVHPAKSVLEDLTNHEMVKSSLKVNANINIPGAAPEKSMITRSASGKERVRYRGSPKNPISAVKLLPTAKPVDL from the exons ATGGCGGAGCAGAGGCGGAGGCTGGTGCGGCTGGCGGTACTGGAGGAGCTCCGGGCTTCGTACGGCATCAAGGTGAAGAGCGGGAGCTGCCTGGCGGCGGCCAAGGCGCCGGGAGCAGCGACAGCAGCGGAG GGCAAAATCTTTGGAATATCTTTTCATGCGTTGCCACAATCACTTGTGCCAGAATATGGCTATATTCCAAG CTTTCTTGTTGATACATGTGAATATTTGGAAGAATATGTTCACACTGAGGGACTCTTCAGAAAGTCTGGATCTCTTGTTCGATTAAAAGCTTTAAAG AGTAAACTGGATCAAGGTGAAAACTGCCTCTCAGCTGCACTGCCATGTGATGTTGCAGGGCTTCTCAAACAGTTCTTTAGAGAGCTGCCAGAACCAATCCTTCCACCTCACCTGCAGGAAGGCCTATTCAAAGCTCAGCAGCTtggaaatgagaagaaaactgCAACCGTGTTGCTGTCCTGTTTGATGGCTGACAGAACAATTGCAGCTTTGAGATACTTTTTCAACTTTCTGAGAACTGTGTCCTTAAG ATCCAGTGAAAACAGAATGGATAGCAGTAACCTGGCAGTGATTTTTGCTCCCAATCTCTTGCACTCAAACGAAAATGAAAAGATGTCCActagtacagaaaaaaaaattcgcTTGCAAGCCGCAGTCGTGGAAACATTTATTGACCATGCAGCAGAAATCG GACAAGTACCAGAATTTATCTTGGAAAAGATTCCTTCAATGTTAGGTGTTGATGTCTTTCAATCTACTCCCTCACTGTGGGCCCACGAAGACAGTGAAAATGAATCTCCCAGTGAATGTAAGAGGAGGAGGCACCGAAGTGTAGGGG tCCTTTCATCAGTGACTCCAGTGGTCCTTACTCCAAGTACCAAGCGGAAACTTCCAACTGATTGCTCTCAGGGTTTGTCCAACAAGAAGAGACGATCATTTAAGCATAGTTTTGCCTTTGAGTTTTTACCAAGTAGCATATTTAACAGCAGCTCAACACCAGCATCAG TTCAGTTTGAAGCAAGTCCTTGTGTGTGTCTTGAGTCATCACAAACCTCATTATCTCCTTCAACCATGGGTGAAAATCATGTGTCCAGTACAGGGAATAGAAGAAGTAAAAGACTTGCAAGCAAAAAACTACACAG GGCTGAATCAGGAAAGACGGgttgtttttctccaaagataagcagaaaagaaatggtTCGCAGGTCTTTACGCTTGAAATTTGGTTTGGGGAAAAGCAACAGAGAAGTG AATATCGTACCGGGATGTGCAGCTGGCAATAGATCAGAAAATATTGGAAGGCGTCTTGCAAGTCAGCAAGGTTTGGAGAGCCGAACTGAATGTGCAGAAAGAGATGTAGTCTTCAGCCCATATGTCAATGAAAAATTCCCCAAGAAAG GTTCAAGGAATGTAAGCAAGTCAGAAGAAAACTTGCTAACTCCAAAATGTCACAGTAAAGTAGTTCACCGAATGTCATGGAATAGTCCTGCTGTTACAGATTCTCAGGTGATCAGCAAGAATGAGCAAATCCTGCCTGGACACTCTGAAATGGGAGTCAGCTCTTCAGAATCTCTTTTGATCTTTAGAAAACCACCAGTTATTCCAGATGAATTCGAATCTGCAACTGTAAGCAGCAAACAAGATGACAACTTGGAACCTGTGCTTGGTgaagatgaaaataattcaACTACAGAAACATTACTGAAAGTCAAGCAAGCTTTCTCTGCATCTGGGAATATTCTGCACAATTTGATAGGTGATAAAAAATCATCCCTCTCAGCAGTAGCAAgtgaaatattaaatgaaacTCCATGTCCCTCAGGGCTCAGTTCAGTGAAAGAATTGTTAGCAGAAGAAGTTTCTGAAAATCTAGCAAATACAAAATCCAGAGAGTTGTTGCATCAATTTAATCAATCTTCTGCTGCTGATAAACAGCAGtcaaaaaaagatgaaattgatgttttggagaaaagaaacttcaaaacTTCTGTTGAGATTGAACTTCAGGTCCCAAAACCAGCTATAAGGAATGAAAAAGAACTTCCTATGCCTCAAGTACTAGCCAAGGAAGATAAGTTCACTGTTGAGAACAGTTCAACAAAAGATGACTTACACAAATCAGATTTCtctggaagaaaagaggaaataaaattaatacacTCACAAACAGCTGAAAACTGTAAGGTAAAGTGCTGTAATTTGGAGGAGGGTACTGCTAAACCTTCTTTGGCAGGACAGCTGCCTACTTCGCAGTTGCCTAAATCACAAAATGAAACTGGCAACCAATACTTGAAAgctgaaaatttggaaaaagtTTTAACTAAAACATCGACTGTTTCTGACCATTGGAAGGTTTCTGACCACATACAGTGGTTCAACCAACTTTCATTAAATGATGCAAATTCTGCAAGCAAGACTAAACCACCTCTGAAGTTTCAACGTACTCCAGTTAGACAGTCTGTAAGAAGAATGAATTCTCTTTTGGAGGCTAACAGACAATCTGTAAGCTCTCAGACGGTTAAATCAAGTGGTGTTGGTTCACCACTGGTTAAATCTTTGAGCTATGATTCTGCCCTATTCCCCTGCACAGGAAAGCCCTCAAAGAATTCCATGCTTTTGCCACGCAGGAGTGAAAGCACACGGGACCAAGTTTCTGCAGCTCATAAGCAGCTAGACCTAACATCCAAATCATGTTGCAGGCCATTAAATCCATCAGACAAGCCTGACGTTTCTGTCAGAACTGTTGGAATCCATGAACAAAAAGCAACTGTTCATCCAGCAAAGTCTGTTCTGGAAGATCTAACCAATCATGAAATGGTTAAATCCAGTTTGAAAGTTaatgcaaatataaatattccAGGTGCTGCCCCAGAAAAATCTATGATCACAAGAAGTgcttcaggaaaggaaagggttCGTTATAGAGGCTCTCCAAAGAATCCAATATCTGCAGTAAAACTGCTACCAACTGCAAAGCCAGTAGACTTATAA